A stretch of Amycolatopsis balhimycina FH 1894 DNA encodes these proteins:
- a CDS encoding M4 family metallopeptidase, with protein MQLRRPLVLAASGALIAAMCTTTTAQAQPATPNAVPDAQTLAATAAAGLVASRPAALHAGTDDVFVAQKAISASNGLKYIPYERTYKGLSVVGGDFVVATNSTGQVLGTSVAQDQTIDLASTTPSVSKAAAEATARQQLSAVDSVSPAQQVVFALGTPKLAWKSTVIGRDAEGPSKLDVVVDAATGKVLHTQEHVLHGDGTSAWNGPNPVHLDTTHSGSTYSLKDPTITNTSCQDAANNTTFSGPDDLWGNGTASNRETGCVDALFAAQTENKMLSQWLGRNGFDGNGGGWPIRVGLNDQNAYYDGSQVQIGKNTAGGWIGSIDVVAHEHGHGIDDHTPGGISGNGTQEFVADVFGASTEWFANEPSPYDVPDFLVGEQVNLVGSGPIRNMYNPSALGDKNCYDSSVPNGEVHAAAGPGNHWFYLLAEGTNPANGQPTSTTCNNTTITGLGVQNAVKIFYNAMLLKTSGSSYLKYRTWTLTAAKNLFPGSCTEFNTVKAAWDAISVPAQSGDPTCSATGTVTVSNPGNQSTVTGASVSLPLSASGGTAPYTWSATGLPAGLSINASTGTISGTATTAGTSNVTVTAKDAAAKTGTASFTWTVGTTGGCTGQKIVNGGFESGSGSWTGTTGSIGQWSSQGEAAHGGTYSSWLDGYGSTHTESIAQSVSIPAGCHASLTFYLHIDTAETTTTTAYDKLTVTNGSTTLGSYSNLNKASGYALKTIDVSSAAGGTLALNFTGTEDSSLQTSFVIDDVAVTLS; from the coding sequence ATGCAACTGAGACGTCCACTCGTCTTGGCCGCGAGCGGCGCGCTGATCGCCGCGATGTGCACGACCACCACCGCCCAGGCCCAGCCCGCCACCCCGAACGCCGTCCCGGACGCCCAGACCCTGGCCGCGACCGCGGCGGCCGGTCTCGTGGCGAGCAGGCCCGCCGCGCTGCACGCCGGCACCGACGATGTTTTCGTGGCCCAGAAAGCGATTTCCGCGAGCAACGGGCTGAAGTACATCCCCTACGAGCGCACCTACAAGGGCCTGTCCGTGGTGGGCGGCGACTTCGTGGTGGCGACCAACTCGACGGGCCAGGTGCTCGGCACCTCCGTCGCCCAGGACCAGACCATCGACCTCGCCTCGACCACCCCGAGTGTGTCGAAGGCCGCGGCCGAGGCGACCGCGCGGCAGCAGCTGTCCGCCGTGGACAGCGTGAGCCCCGCCCAGCAGGTCGTCTTCGCGCTCGGCACGCCGAAACTCGCGTGGAAGAGCACCGTCATCGGCCGGGACGCCGAGGGGCCGAGCAAGCTCGACGTCGTCGTCGACGCGGCCACCGGAAAGGTGCTGCACACCCAGGAACACGTCCTGCACGGCGACGGCACCAGCGCGTGGAACGGGCCGAACCCGGTCCACCTGGACACCACGCACTCGGGCAGCACGTACTCCTTGAAGGACCCCACCATCACCAACACGTCCTGCCAGGACGCGGCCAACAACACCACGTTCAGCGGGCCGGACGACCTGTGGGGCAACGGCACCGCCAGCAACCGCGAGACCGGCTGCGTCGACGCCCTGTTCGCCGCGCAGACCGAGAACAAGATGCTCTCGCAGTGGCTGGGCCGCAACGGCTTCGACGGCAACGGCGGCGGCTGGCCGATCCGCGTCGGCCTGAACGACCAGAACGCCTACTACGACGGCAGCCAGGTCCAGATCGGCAAGAACACCGCCGGCGGCTGGATCGGCTCGATCGACGTCGTCGCCCACGAGCACGGGCACGGCATCGACGACCACACCCCGGGCGGCATCTCGGGCAACGGCACGCAGGAGTTCGTCGCGGACGTCTTCGGCGCCTCGACCGAGTGGTTCGCGAACGAGCCGTCGCCGTACGACGTGCCGGACTTCCTGGTCGGCGAGCAGGTCAACCTCGTCGGCTCCGGCCCGATCCGCAACATGTACAACCCGTCGGCGCTGGGCGACAAGAACTGCTACGACAGCTCGGTCCCCAACGGTGAGGTGCACGCGGCCGCCGGCCCCGGCAACCACTGGTTCTACCTGCTGGCCGAAGGCACCAACCCGGCCAACGGGCAGCCGACCAGCACCACGTGCAACAACACCACGATCACCGGCCTCGGTGTCCAGAACGCGGTGAAGATCTTCTACAACGCGATGCTGCTCAAGACCTCCGGCAGCTCGTACCTGAAGTACCGCACCTGGACGCTGACCGCGGCGAAGAACCTCTTCCCGGGCAGCTGCACCGAGTTCAACACGGTCAAGGCGGCGTGGGACGCGATCAGCGTGCCGGCGCAGTCGGGTGACCCGACGTGCTCGGCGACCGGCACGGTCACCGTGTCCAACCCGGGCAACCAGTCGACCGTGACCGGCGCTTCGGTCAGCCTGCCGCTGTCGGCCTCGGGCGGCACCGCGCCGTACACCTGGTCCGCCACCGGCCTGCCGGCCGGGCTGTCGATCAACGCCTCCACCGGCACGATCTCGGGCACCGCGACCACCGCGGGCACCTCGAACGTCACGGTGACGGCGAAGGACGCGGCTGCCAAGACCGGCACGGCGTCGTTCACGTGGACCGTCGGCACCACCGGCGGCTGCACCGGCCAGAAGATCGTCAACGGCGGCTTCGAATCCGGCAGCGGCAGCTGGACGGGCACCACCGGCAGCATCGGCCAGTGGAGCTCTCAGGGTGAGGCCGCGCACGGCGGCACCTACTCGTCCTGGCTCGACGGCTACGGCTCCACGCACACCGAGTCGATCGCGCAGTCGGTGAGCATCCCGGCGGGCTGCCACGCCAGCCTGACGTTCTACCTGCACATCGACACCGCGGAAACGACCACCACCACCGCCTACGACAAGCTGACCGTCACCAACGGCAGCACGACGCTGGGCAGCTACTCCAACCTGAACAAGGCGTCCGGGTACGCGCTCAAGACCATCGACGTCTCGTCGGCGGCCGGCGGCACCCTGGCGCTGAACTTCACCGGCACCGAAGACAGCTCGCTGCAGACCTCGTTCGTCATCGACGACGTGGCCGTCACCCTGAGCTGA
- a CDS encoding L,D-transpeptidase — MNRRMIALLGGVAAMAGTMAFAGTAEAASTPCSAEAKACVQRGSNTAWLTDGAGNVTYGGVPITVGLPKYPTPLGKFHVQYKDIDHYSKQFHGPMPYSVFFTTTGVAFHQGSLKVKSHGCVHLSHGAAVTFYNSLHPGDVVEVVP; from the coding sequence ATGAACCGGAGGATGATCGCACTACTGGGCGGGGTCGCCGCGATGGCGGGGACCATGGCGTTCGCGGGAACGGCCGAAGCGGCGTCGACGCCGTGCAGTGCCGAAGCGAAGGCCTGCGTCCAGCGCGGTTCGAATACCGCGTGGCTGACGGACGGCGCCGGGAACGTCACCTACGGCGGCGTCCCGATCACCGTCGGGCTGCCGAAATACCCGACCCCGCTCGGAAAGTTCCACGTGCAGTACAAGGACATCGACCACTACAGCAAGCAGTTCCACGGGCCGATGCCGTACTCGGTGTTCTTCACCACCACCGGGGTCGCGTTCCACCAGGGGAGCCTGAAGGTCAAGTCCCACGGGTGCGTGCACCTTTCGCACGGTGCCGCGGTGACGTTCTACAACTCGCTGCACCCCGGTGACGTCGTCGAGGTCGTGCCCTGA
- a CDS encoding nitroreductase/quinone reductase family protein: MDVQETNRRVIEQFRAGGEVDGMHRERLVLLTTTGRTTGEPRTVPMMVHRDGDRLLVVASNIGAPKHPDWYLNLEADPRVTVEVADRKFEAEALPLLGADYVRTWTELEEHYPFLADHLAKARQAKRVIPIVELSEED; the protein is encoded by the coding sequence ATGGACGTCCAGGAGACCAACCGCCGGGTGATCGAGCAGTTCCGCGCGGGCGGCGAGGTGGACGGCATGCACCGGGAGCGGCTGGTGCTGCTCACCACGACGGGCCGGACCACGGGCGAGCCGCGCACGGTCCCGATGATGGTCCACCGCGACGGCGACCGGCTGCTGGTGGTGGCCTCGAACATCGGCGCGCCGAAGCACCCGGACTGGTACCTGAACCTCGAGGCCGATCCGCGGGTCACCGTGGAGGTGGCCGACCGGAAGTTCGAGGCCGAGGCATTGCCGCTGCTGGGCGCGGACTACGTGCGGACGTGGACGGAGCTGGAGGAGCACTACCCGTTCCTGGCCGACCACCTGGCCAAAGCGCGCCAAGCCAAACGCGTGATCCCGATCGTGGAACTGTCCGAAGAGGACTGA
- a CDS encoding STAS domain-containing protein, translating to MRYGIASEQSGGVLVLEVCGEPGITTVLRWATVLETAVCELPCPRRLVIDLGRLDFLSERGARGLLEAFGHCRARGLPGCLVAPPGTGVDRVVRHAGLGDHVPVFPDRLATVAAYQPVEVRWLAC from the coding sequence ATGCGCTACGGAATCGCCTCGGAACAGTCCGGCGGAGTGCTGGTCCTCGAGGTGTGCGGCGAGCCGGGCATCACGACGGTGCTGCGCTGGGCGACGGTGCTCGAGACCGCCGTCTGCGAACTGCCGTGTCCCCGGCGGCTGGTGATCGACCTCGGCCGGCTGGACTTCCTCTCCGAGCGCGGCGCCCGCGGCCTGCTCGAGGCGTTCGGGCACTGCCGCGCCCGCGGCCTCCCGGGCTGCCTGGTCGCCCCGCCCGGCACCGGCGTCGACCGGGTGGTCCGCCACGCCGGCCTCGGCGACCACGTGCCGGTCTTCCCGGACCGCCTGGCGACGGTCGCCGCGTACCAGCCCGTGGAGGTGCGGTGGCTGGCGTGCTAG
- the msrA gene encoding peptide-methionine (S)-S-oxide reductase MsrA: MTTSTERAVLAGGCFWGMQELFRRQPGVISTRVGYSGGDVPNATYRNHGTHAEAIEVVYDPTRTTFRDLLEFFFQVHDPTTKDRQGNDIGLSYRSAIFFENDEQKRVAEDTIADVEASGLWPGKVVTEVTPVGDFWEAEPEHQDYLQRIPNGYTCHFVRPGWKLPKREKTA, translated from the coding sequence GTGACCACGTCAACCGAAAGGGCCGTCCTGGCCGGCGGTTGCTTCTGGGGCATGCAGGAGCTGTTCCGCCGTCAGCCCGGGGTGATCTCGACCCGGGTCGGTTACAGCGGCGGCGACGTCCCGAACGCCACCTACCGCAACCACGGCACGCACGCCGAGGCCATCGAGGTGGTCTACGACCCCACGCGGACGACGTTCCGCGACCTGCTCGAGTTCTTCTTCCAGGTGCACGACCCGACCACGAAGGACCGGCAGGGCAACGACATCGGCCTGAGCTACCGCTCGGCGATCTTCTTCGAGAACGACGAACAGAAGCGGGTCGCCGAGGACACGATCGCCGACGTCGAGGCGTCGGGGCTGTGGCCGGGCAAGGTCGTCACCGAAGTCACCCCCGTGGGTGACTTCTGGGAAGCCGAGCCGGAGCACCAGGACTACCTGCAGCGCATCCCGAACGGGTACACGTGCCACTTCGTGCGCCCGGGCTGGAAGCTCCCGAAGCGCGAGAAGACCGCCTGA
- a CDS encoding OsmC family protein yields MDAETLRATQTPLKEQYRERPETALVTLHADAELDGLGISCKVETGRAVVEAGLHPATGGDGTLACSGDMLLEALVACAGVTLRAVATSLGLEVRGGRVRAEGDLDFRGTLAVAKDAPVGFRAIRLSFELDTDAAEEQLATLKKLTERYCVVFQTLRTPPEVAVTLSAN; encoded by the coding sequence ATGGATGCCGAAACGCTGCGCGCGACCCAAACGCCGTTGAAGGAGCAGTATCGGGAGCGGCCCGAAACCGCACTCGTCACGCTGCACGCCGACGCCGAACTCGACGGGCTCGGCATCTCCTGCAAGGTCGAGACCGGCCGTGCGGTCGTCGAAGCCGGGCTGCACCCGGCGACCGGCGGCGACGGCACTCTCGCCTGTTCGGGTGACATGCTGCTCGAAGCGCTCGTCGCGTGCGCCGGCGTGACGCTGCGGGCGGTGGCGACGTCACTGGGCCTGGAAGTGCGTGGCGGCCGGGTCCGCGCCGAAGGCGACCTCGACTTCCGCGGCACCCTCGCCGTCGCGAAGGACGCGCCGGTCGGCTTCCGCGCGATCCGGCTTTCCTTCGAGCTGGACACCGACGCCGCCGAAGAGCAGCTCGCCACACTCAAGAAACTGACCGAGCGCTACTGCGTCGTGTTCCAGACACTGCGGACGCCACCGGAGGTCGCCGTCACGCTTTCAGCGAACTGA
- a CDS encoding daunorubicin resistance protein DrrA family ABC transporter ATP-binding protein has product MPQPEPDVAVHVRGLVKTYGSTRALDGVDLDIPAGRVLGLLGPNGAGKTTTVRILTTLLRPDSGSARVAGYDVLAEPDQVRRRIGLSGQYAAVDENLTGFENLYMVGRLYGRRKAAARSRARELLARFQLEEAADRPAKGYSGGMRRRLDLAGALVAEPTVVVLDEPTTGLDPGGRLDTWEVIKELVADGTTVLLTTQYLEEADQLADSIVVIDHGRVIARGTADELKAQTGGERLELVVASAADLPATLEVLREVGTGEPSGDDHTRRAEILVDTGPKALIEALRRLDGQGITVQDVGLHRPTLDDVFLSLTGHGAESTEEAAK; this is encoded by the coding sequence ATGCCGCAGCCGGAACCGGACGTCGCCGTCCACGTACGCGGGCTCGTGAAGACCTACGGATCCACCCGCGCGCTCGACGGTGTCGACCTCGACATCCCGGCCGGGCGGGTACTCGGCCTGCTCGGCCCGAACGGCGCCGGGAAGACCACCACCGTCCGCATCCTGACGACGCTGCTGCGGCCGGATTCCGGGTCGGCGCGCGTCGCGGGGTACGACGTGCTCGCCGAGCCGGACCAGGTGCGGCGCCGGATCGGGCTGTCCGGCCAGTACGCGGCCGTCGACGAGAACCTCACCGGGTTCGAGAACCTCTACATGGTCGGGCGGCTCTACGGCAGGCGGAAGGCCGCGGCGCGGTCGCGGGCCAGGGAGCTGCTCGCGCGGTTCCAGCTCGAGGAGGCCGCCGACCGGCCCGCGAAGGGGTACTCCGGCGGCATGCGACGGCGTCTCGACCTGGCCGGCGCGCTGGTCGCCGAGCCGACCGTCGTCGTGCTCGACGAGCCCACCACCGGCCTCGACCCGGGTGGGCGGCTCGACACCTGGGAGGTCATCAAGGAGCTCGTCGCCGACGGCACGACCGTGCTGCTGACCACCCAGTACCTCGAAGAGGCCGACCAGCTCGCCGACTCGATCGTGGTGATCGACCACGGCCGGGTGATCGCCCGCGGCACCGCCGACGAGCTCAAGGCCCAAACCGGCGGCGAGCGCCTGGAGCTGGTCGTCGCCTCGGCCGCCGACCTGCCGGCCACCCTGGAGGTGCTGCGCGAGGTCGGCACCGGCGAGCCGTCCGGCGACGACCACACGCGCCGCGCCGAGATCCTCGTCGACACCGGCCCGAAAGCGCTCATCGAGGCGCTGCGCCGGCTCGACGGCCAGGGCATCACGGTCCAGGACGTCGGGCTGCACCGGCCCACGCTCGACGACGTCTTCCTGTCCCTGACCGGCCACGGCGCCGAGTCCACCGAGGAGGCTGCGAAGTGA
- a CDS encoding 2OG-Fe dioxygenase family protein: MEWRRPDTHRAPRDRTGAETALFRADDPDTPVHTQRLEPGQLIVFEDARFAHTAGPLIAPPGRRAHREALVGTVDYPQTYGLG; encoded by the coding sequence GTGGAATGGCGACGTCCCGACACTCACCGAGCACCCCGAGATCGCACCGGCGCGGAGACGGCGCTGTTCCGCGCCGACGACCCGGACACGCCCGTCCACACGCAGCGGCTGGAACCCGGGCAGCTCATCGTTTTCGAGGACGCCCGGTTCGCGCACACCGCCGGCCCGCTGATCGCCCCACCCGGCCGTCGCGCACACCGTGAGGCGCTCGTGGGCACAGTGGACTATCCGCAAACCTACGGGCTCGGCTGA
- a CDS encoding serine/threonine-protein kinase, translating into MIFRRLPFTGPGYLAPVADEAGRTERPPTDDVTCGRYALGEFTITPRRALDDERPPGLLAGRYEVGRLIGSGATARVYRAFDVRLAREVAVKIYDRDAVALDQRRRLREMTIQGSISHPGVVALLDSGTESGRTYLVMQLVEGENVAERLLGGPMPLAEVTALAGGLAEALAHVHALRVVHRDLKPANVFLSADGPLIGDFGIAHALDATHITGTGLIPGTAAYLAPEQVSGEPAGPPADVYALGLILLECLTGEREYPGTMVEAAMARLTRPPRIPEDVPPSLAHALRRMTQREPADRPTAAEVAGLLDSPPPDAPELRPVWRRQAADGALPPDPAAAAGAALPRDLAAADTAFRHDPAAAPNTAHPRDPAAAGVAHPRDPANGPGAALPGDRAAAANSAHPRHPAAGVPSSPSPMPRGGLAADRAHDHAPATKTFAVPGPAGSLAAPAGNPARRRLAAAAGLTAAAVAVVSAMLLVEQETGTGTPAQPPAANSPAATSPPSSSAPPAESGNPAPRTGSVNVVPQPRGSASASPEPVAVTHETPSSPEQTSKTGKPEKTEPPGKGKGKGHDS; encoded by the coding sequence GTGATCTTCCGACGTTTGCCGTTCACGGGGCCGGGGTACTTGGCGCCCGTGGCCGACGAAGCCGGTAGAACGGAGCGCCCGCCGACGGACGACGTCACCTGCGGGCGCTACGCCTTGGGCGAGTTCACGATCACGCCGCGCCGGGCCCTCGACGACGAGCGGCCGCCCGGGTTGCTGGCCGGGCGGTACGAGGTCGGGCGCCTGATCGGCAGCGGCGCCACGGCCCGCGTCTACCGGGCTTTCGACGTGCGGCTCGCCCGCGAGGTCGCCGTCAAGATCTACGACCGGGACGCGGTGGCCCTCGACCAGCGCCGCCGGCTGCGCGAGATGACCATCCAGGGCAGCATCAGCCACCCCGGCGTGGTGGCGCTGCTCGACAGCGGCACCGAAAGCGGCCGGACCTACCTGGTCATGCAGCTCGTCGAGGGCGAGAACGTGGCGGAGCGGCTGCTCGGCGGGCCGATGCCGCTGGCGGAGGTGACGGCGCTGGCCGGCGGGCTCGCCGAGGCGCTGGCCCACGTGCACGCGCTGCGGGTCGTGCACCGGGACCTGAAGCCCGCCAACGTGTTCCTGTCCGCGGACGGTCCCCTGATCGGCGACTTCGGCATCGCGCACGCCCTCGACGCCACCCACATCACCGGCACGGGCCTGATCCCGGGCACCGCCGCCTACCTGGCGCCGGAGCAGGTTTCCGGCGAGCCGGCGGGCCCGCCCGCGGACGTCTACGCCCTCGGCCTGATCCTGCTGGAGTGCCTGACCGGCGAACGGGAGTACCCGGGCACGATGGTCGAGGCGGCCATGGCGCGGCTGACCCGCCCGCCCCGGATCCCGGAGGACGTGCCCCCGTCCCTCGCGCACGCCCTGCGCCGGATGACGCAACGGGAACCCGCCGATCGGCCCACCGCCGCGGAAGTGGCCGGGCTGCTCGACTCGCCGCCGCCGGACGCACCCGAGCTTCGCCCGGTGTGGCGTCGCCAGGCCGCCGATGGCGCGCTTCCCCCCGACCCGGCAGCGGCAGCCGGCGCCGCACTCCCTCGCGACCTGGCAGCCGCCGACACCGCATTCCGTCACGACCCGGCAGCCGCACCCAACACCGCACACCCCCGCGATCCGGCAGCCGCCGGCGTCGCACACCCCCGCGACCCGGCGAACGGCCCGGGCGCCGCGCTGCCCGGTGACCGGGCAGCCGCCGCCAACAGCGCGCACCCCCGCCACCCCGCAGCCGGCGTCCCCTCGAGCCCCAGTCCCATGCCCCGCGGCGGGCTCGCCGCGGACCGGGCGCACGACCACGCTCCGGCGACGAAAACGTTTGCGGTCCCCGGCCCGGCAGGCTCCCTCGCAGCGCCCGCCGGCAATCCGGCACGCCGCCGGCTCGCCGCCGCTGCCGGGTTGACCGCCGCCGCGGTCGCCGTCGTTTCCGCGATGCTGCTGGTCGAGCAGGAAACCGGGACCGGCACCCCGGCCCAGCCTCCGGCGGCGAACTCGCCGGCGGCCACTTCCCCGCCTTCGTCGTCCGCTCCCCCTGCCGAATCCGGGAACCCGGCGCCGCGAACCGGGTCCGTGAACGTCGTGCCGCAACCGCGCGGGAGTGCCTCGGCTTCGCCGGAACCCGTCGCGGTGACGCACGAAACCCCGTCGTCGCCGGAACAGACGTCGAAGACGGGCAAGCCCGAGAAGACCGAGCCGCCCGGCAAGGGCAAAGGCAAGGGCCACGACTCCTGA
- a CDS encoding DUF6069 family protein — protein MADYYGNQPPDVRPGIDARRLWAGGVATAVVAALLAVVGLLIARGIFEVEVLAPKGEGVWGNASTTTYALVAAAVALLATGLMHLLSVATPAPSQFFGWIMVLVTLIAVVLPLTLTVAPSAKIATAVINLVIGLVIAAVVNSMAASARTLHRRRSRQNTAPPPTRQYPQQQDPPTRYYDR, from the coding sequence ATGGCCGACTATTACGGGAACCAGCCCCCGGACGTCCGCCCGGGGATCGACGCGCGCCGGCTGTGGGCGGGCGGCGTGGCGACGGCGGTGGTCGCGGCCCTGCTCGCGGTGGTCGGGCTGCTGATCGCCCGCGGGATCTTCGAGGTCGAAGTGCTCGCCCCAAAAGGCGAGGGCGTCTGGGGCAACGCGAGCACCACGACGTACGCGCTGGTCGCCGCCGCGGTGGCCCTGCTCGCCACCGGGCTGATGCACCTGCTCAGCGTCGCCACGCCGGCGCCGTCCCAGTTCTTCGGCTGGATCATGGTGCTCGTCACACTCATCGCGGTGGTGCTGCCGCTGACCCTCACGGTCGCGCCGAGCGCGAAGATCGCGACGGCCGTGATCAACCTGGTGATCGGGCTGGTCATCGCCGCGGTCGTGAACAGCATGGCGGCCAGCGCCCGGACGCTGCACCGCCGTCGCAGCCGGCAGAACACCGCGCCGCCGCCGACCCGGCAGTACCCGCAACAGCAGGACCCGCCGACGCGTTACTACGACCGGTGA
- a CDS encoding ABC transporter permease, with translation MNAFAKGISDGSVVTWRNLMNVRRNPDWLMAATLQPIMFVLLFAYVFGNAIGGEAGGAAYREFLIAGIFAQTVAFNSAFTVIGFANDLQKGIIDRFRSLPMSRIAVVLGRTTSDLVVSVVALIVMSLCGLLVGWRIRGSFADAVLGYLVMLMFAWALSWVGALIGLAARSVEVAQSAGLIWMFPLSFISSAFVPTQTLPPFLKAIADWNPFTAVINATRDLFGNRFGAPPTGWPAENAALYAILCCLAIIAIFAPLATARYRRVASK, from the coding sequence GTGAACGCGTTCGCGAAGGGCATCTCGGACGGCAGCGTCGTCACGTGGCGCAACCTGATGAACGTCCGCCGCAACCCGGACTGGCTGATGGCGGCGACCCTGCAGCCGATCATGTTCGTGCTGCTGTTCGCCTACGTCTTCGGCAACGCGATCGGCGGCGAAGCGGGCGGCGCGGCCTACCGCGAGTTCCTCATCGCCGGGATCTTCGCCCAGACGGTGGCGTTCAACTCGGCGTTCACCGTCATCGGCTTCGCCAACGACCTGCAGAAGGGCATCATCGACCGGTTCCGCTCGCTGCCGATGTCCCGGATCGCGGTGGTCCTCGGCCGCACGACGTCGGACCTGGTCGTCAGCGTCGTGGCGCTGATCGTGATGTCGTTGTGCGGGCTGCTCGTCGGCTGGCGGATCCGCGGCAGCTTCGCGGACGCGGTGCTCGGCTACCTGGTGATGCTGATGTTCGCCTGGGCGCTGTCGTGGGTCGGCGCGCTGATCGGCCTCGCGGCGCGCAGTGTCGAGGTCGCCCAGAGCGCCGGGCTGATCTGGATGTTCCCGCTGAGCTTCATCTCCTCGGCGTTCGTCCCGACCCAGACGCTGCCGCCGTTCCTCAAGGCGATCGCGGACTGGAACCCGTTCACCGCGGTGATCAACGCGACGCGTGACCTGTTCGGCAACCGGTTCGGGGCGCCGCCGACGGGCTGGCCGGCGGAGAACGCGGCGCTGTACGCGATCCTGTGCTGCCTGGCGATCATCGCGATCTTCGCCCCGCTCGCCACGGCCCGCTACCGCCGCGTGGCGAGCAAGTAG
- a CDS encoding NAD-dependent succinate-semialdehyde dehydrogenase has product MYTVTDPATGELVEEVPNATDEEIGAAIARVHHGYAAWRARPVAERAAIVLRAAELFAERADELAAIMTGEMGKRINEGRGEVGVVVDIFRYYGERGPDLLADEPLSIRGGEAVLTKEPIGPLLGVMPWNFPCYQVARFVAPNLVLGNTILLKHASICPRSAVAIESVLHDAGVPSDAYVNVFASSRQVPGILADPRIHGVSLTGSEQAGISVAADAGRNLKKCVLELGGSDPLIVLDTDDLDETVKITATARMRNCGQSCNAPKRIIVLGELYEEFAARFAKRVTEYYVPGNPADPATTLPPLASTAAADEVAAQIETAIREGATLRAGGHRIPGPGAYLEATVLTEVTREMAAYHEEIFGPVALVFRAETEEEAITLANDTPFGLGASVFGTDRERMLRVARRLEAGMVYLNKSGGSEADLPFGGIKRSGIGRELGPLGIEEFMNKKPIRL; this is encoded by the coding sequence GTGTATACAGTCACCGACCCTGCGACGGGTGAGCTGGTGGAGGAGGTCCCGAACGCGACCGACGAGGAGATCGGGGCCGCGATCGCGCGGGTGCACCACGGGTACGCGGCCTGGCGGGCCCGGCCGGTCGCCGAGCGCGCCGCGATCGTGCTGCGGGCGGCGGAGCTGTTCGCCGAACGCGCCGACGAGCTGGCCGCGATCATGACGGGTGAGATGGGGAAGCGGATCAACGAAGGCCGCGGCGAAGTCGGCGTCGTCGTCGACATCTTCCGCTACTACGGCGAGCGCGGCCCGGACCTGCTGGCGGACGAACCCCTGTCGATCCGCGGCGGCGAAGCGGTGCTGACCAAGGAGCCGATCGGGCCGCTGCTCGGCGTCATGCCGTGGAACTTCCCGTGTTACCAGGTGGCCCGGTTCGTCGCGCCGAACCTGGTGCTGGGCAACACGATCCTGCTGAAGCACGCGTCGATCTGCCCGCGTTCGGCGGTGGCGATCGAGTCCGTGCTGCACGATGCCGGAGTGCCCTCGGACGCGTACGTGAACGTGTTCGCGTCGAGCCGCCAGGTCCCCGGGATCCTCGCCGACCCGCGCATCCACGGCGTGTCGCTCACCGGAAGCGAGCAGGCAGGCATCTCTGTGGCGGCCGACGCCGGCCGGAACCTCAAGAAGTGCGTGCTGGAGCTCGGCGGATCCGACCCGCTGATCGTGCTGGACACCGACGACCTGGACGAAACGGTCAAGATCACCGCGACGGCCCGCATGCGCAACTGCGGCCAGTCGTGCAACGCGCCTAAGCGGATCATCGTGCTGGGCGAGCTGTACGAGGAGTTCGCCGCCCGGTTCGCCAAGCGCGTCACGGAGTACTACGTCCCGGGCAATCCGGCGGACCCGGCGACGACGTTGCCCCCGTTGGCCTCGACCGCGGCGGCGGACGAGGTGGCGGCCCAGATCGAGACGGCGATCCGCGAAGGAGCAACCCTGCGAGCGGGCGGCCACCGCATCCCGGGCCCGGGCGCGTACCTGGAGGCGACGGTGCTCACGGAGGTGACACGCGAGATGGCGGCGTACCACGAGGAGATCTTCGGCCCGGTGGCGCTGGTGTTCCGCGCGGAGACGGAGGAAGAGGCGATCACCCTGGCCAACGACACACCATTCGGCCTGGGTGCGAGCGTGTTCGGCACGGACCGCGAGCGGATGCTGCGGGTGGCGCGCCGTCTTGAGGCGGGGATGGTTTACCTGAACAAGTCGGGTGGTTCGGAGGCGGACCTGCCGTTCGGTGGCATCAAGCGGTCGGGGATCGGACGTGAACTGGGGCCGCTGGGTATCGAGGAGTTCATGAACAAGAAACCGATCCGCCTCTGA
- a CDS encoding AMED_5909 family protein, giving the protein MPIRELKTLQEAHDVVLERRPPKNADPSDWLAFRLGNARLYKAIADVDRGHHHEALYWAGYEERKAGEVSAELQTEGKPPTRRT; this is encoded by the coding sequence GTGCCGATACGTGAGCTGAAGACGCTGCAGGAAGCCCACGACGTCGTGCTGGAGCGCCGACCGCCGAAGAACGCGGACCCCTCGGACTGGCTGGCGTTCCGGCTCGGCAACGCACGCCTGTACAAGGCGATCGCCGACGTCGACCGTGGCCACCACCACGAAGCCCTGTACTGGGCCGGCTACGAAGAACGGAAGGCCGGTGAGGTCTCGGCCGAACTCCAGACGGAAGGCAAGCCACCGACCAGACGCACATAG